A region of the Pseudomonas silesiensis genome:
AGGCCACCGCGCGCGCGCGTCAGGGTTTCCAGTGTGCTCAGCATCGCCGGGAGATCGGCGGACTGGGCGAAGCCGGGAGCATGGGCGGCGGCCGGTGGCGGCATCGGCGTTTTCAGCTGCGCGGCGGCCGTCAGGTGGTTCATCTGCAGGCGGTACAGGATGCGTTCCGCGCAGTCGGCCAGGTTGGCGCGCACGCGGCTATCGTCGCCGTGCAGGAATCCTGGCGGAAATCTGCTCGCTGCGCTGTGGCATAAACCGCACTGCCGAACGAAAGGCAGCAGGTCCGCTGCCATCGCCATGTCGCGACCGGACGCGACATCGGCCAGCCGCGCCGGCGGCAGCGGGGGCCGTTGGCCTGCCGGTAAAGGAACGCCGAGCCGGGCAAACAGGGGTGTCAGCAGCGCGTCCCGGCGTAGCGCTTGCGCATCGAAGGCATCGCTGTCACCTGCCAGGGTGGTCTGCGCCAGCGCATCGATAGCGGCGTCCAGCGGGGCGAGATCCGCCACGAGCTCGAGCCTGGCGGTCGCTGGCGTATCGCCGCGCGCGCGGGTCAGCCACAGCCTGCGGATGCCTTCGCCACGGGCACTGCGCACACCGTCGGCGTGCTCTGCGAGGGTGAAGCCGATCTCCGCGGCGTCTGCGCGCGGCGTGCCATGACTGAGTGTGATAGGGCCGCTATGGTCAGCACCTGGCAGGCTCAGGCGGTCGATGCTGCCCGCGGCAATGAGTCCACCTTGCAGGTTGAGCCGTGCCAGCAGGCGGCTGCCCTCGGCACCGTCGCAGTCGAGATCGAGCCGGGCAGTGCCCACGCGCTCGCGACAGATCAAGGTGACACTGTGTCGCGGCGCATCGGGTGCTGCGGCGAGTTGCCGGCCCAGCAGGCCGATATCGGTTTGCGAGAAGAACAGTGACAGAGCGTGGACGAAGCGGGCAACGTCGGCGCTATCTTGCCCGCGCCAGATCGCCAATGGCGGGCGCAGCGTCAACGGGTCGAACGCGGCGCCGATGTCGGCGATGCTGCGGGCGGCCAGGCCGCTCGGTAGAGCAGCAGTGACTGTGCCGGAAAGGTCGATGGCAGAGAACGGCTGACGGTTGGGCAGTTGAGGGTCGGGTAAGGGCAGGCCGGACGGCCAGCGTGCACGCCAATGGGTCAGTAGGGGTTCGACCAGATCGCGCCGGGCGGTCGGCGTGTCGAGCGTCATCGTGCGGCCGCCGCCGAGTCGGTAGCGCAGCGCCACGCGTAGAGCCTCGGCGCGGCAGGCGATGGCCTTCGCGCGCGTTGTCACGGCACAGCCCTCGCGCCACAGACGCTGGGCAAGGGTGAACTGGTTGGAGCGGGCAGTCGCGGCGTCGATCGCATCAGGCAAGTCCACACCGTGGCGCCAGGCGATGCCGTAATAGGGTTGGCCGGTGGCTGCGAGGCGCGCAGCCACTGCCGGGCTGGCGGAGGTTTCGTCCCAGGAGGGGCGCGAGAAGATCGGCGCGGCATTCTGATGACAGGCCAGGCACAGCGCACGGTTGGCGTAGCGCAGCGTGGGACGATTGTCCGCGCGGTAGTTGTGCACGACCTGGAACTCGAAGCGGCCAGCGGTTTCATTGTAGCTGATCACCTCTAGCGCAGCCGCGCCTTCGTGGTAGCCGATATACAGGCGGTCCTTCAGGTAGAGGTGGCCGGCCGCTGCAGCGGCGGGTGGTTCGCCCGTGACGGCGGCGACTACGCGCGGCTGGTGAAACGCCTGTATGTCCGCCACGGCAGGGCGCTGCAACGATCGGCCAAGCGGAATCAGCACCACGGTCAATCCTCCCGAAGCCTGGTTCGCATCCAGCTCGGCACGGATACGCCCGAGCAGGGCCGCGAACGGAAAGGGCACCACTGCCTCCCCCATCGGCCCAGGCGGGCCGAGCAGGATATCGAACAACGAGCGCCCGGCCGACGGCAGGGGGTCGCCCGGCGCTTCGACCGCCTCCAGCGGCGTGGAGGCCGGCGTTTCACCGGCCATGACCGATAGCGTCGCCAGCCAGCCGAGCAGCGCCAGCATTGTCATCTGCCATGCTGTCTGGACCATCATCCGCTTCGGGTTACTGGCCACCGGGAGCGCGAGCGACTTGCGTGCCAGTCCAGCAATCTTGCTGTGCCTGGCCACTTTCCATGAACGCATCGCGGGCGCGCTCGGCGATCTCCTTGTTGTACAGCACAAAATTCACCACGAAGCTGCGGTCCATGTAGGCGCGGCCTAAATAGAAACCGGGATGCACCATACGGATCTCGTCGCGGATCGCGAAGCCGTCGCGCCCGGCCATCATGTCTGGCAGACGACGGTAACCTGGCAGCTCGTCGGTGAAGGCGTAGTCGATGATGATCGACTCGCGCCGGCTGTCGAGCAGGCTTTGCCCGCAGTGCAGCTTGGCCGGGAACAGCAGCCATTGATCCTTGCCGTTAAACTTGATGGATTGCAGCGGTTGGTCGGCGCTTTCCTCGACCAGTCCCAGCTTCTTCAGCGTACCGAGATCCTCGATGCGATTGCGCAGCAGGCGCTCGTCGCGATAGAACACCTTGCCCTTCCACAGCGTTTCACCGACCAGGTCGAGTTTGTGCCCGGCCATATTCACCAATAGCTCCCGCAGCCCGCCGCCGGCGATTTCCGACAGGCGCAGCTTGCCGCTGCCACCGCGCGCAAAGAACAGGTCGCCTTCGAAAGGCCCGTCCGGAATCGGCCCGGCTGACAGCCGGGCATAGATCTGGTCGACCTGCTCCTGATCGAGGAAAGACAGGTTCTTCGGTGTGATCTTGTAGAGATCCTTCGGCGACAGCGGGTACTGGTACTCCAGCTGGGCGAAATCCGGTTTCTCGGAATAGCCTTCGCCATAGGGGGCGAAGCTGATGTCCGGGGGCTTTTTGTCGGAATCGAAGAACCCGCAACCGGATCCGCCGAGGGCGATGACGGCACAGATGGCGAAGGTGGCGATCCTCATGGCGGCTCCCCTTGCACTTAGAAGGTGGCAAGGAAGGCGATCAGCGCCTTCTTGTCTGCTTCGGACAGATCCTCGCCGAAGCGGTGACCGTCGTTTTCGATCTCGGCGGTGCAGCTGCTGTAGATCTGCTTGATCAGATAGGGGCGTGCCTTCAGTGCCGCCACCAACGCATTCGGCTTGCCGACCAGTTCGCCGGTGATGACCTTCAGGTCGGCGAGCACCTTGGCGCCGGTGTCCTTGCCGAAACGTTGGGTCAGACTCGCCTCGAGCTCCTGTGGCGCGGTCTTGGCGCGCACCAGATCGACGATGAAGCGTTTGTGCTGGAAGTTACCGATGGTGCCGGCGGTGACGCCGCGGCCGTCGATTTCGCTCGGGATGGTGAGTTCGAAGCCAAGCAGCCTTTCCTTCGCAGTGCCGTCCCACAGGCGTGGGCCGATGCGCAGGGTGACATCCTCGCTCAGCAAGGTAACTTTCGGGATGCGCTGCGCCGGGTTCAGCAACTCCTGCATCGACATCTTGTACAGTCGGTAGCGGCCCTCGACGCTGGGGTCGTATTCGAAGCAGGCCGGTTGCTGCCCGGCGGGCAGCAGCTTCACGCTGCTGCCGTCCACGTAGCGCGGGCGCATCGCATAGAAGTCGTTCGCGGCGTGCTGCGGCTTGCCGCACAGCTCGGGGCCGAGCGCGTTGTTGTGCAGGAAGGGGGCGTGTGCCCACAGGTTGAGCAGTGAGATGTTGCGATAGTGGCCGCGTCCGCCGTCTCCGGGCTCTCTGACGTTGGGGTCGGGCGGCTGCGCCCGCAGGGTCTCGGAGCCGTATTCCTGCCAGATGTGGCCGGTCATGTGGTTGGAGTGCAGGGCGCGGCAGCGGAAGGTGCCGACTTCGGAGACCGGGGTGCTGCGGTCGTTGCCCAGCCAATCCTCGCGCATGCCGCTGCCGAGGTCGATTTTGTGGAAGTCGAGGCTGGCGAACTGCCCAGCCGCCGCTTCCGGCTGGCTGGAATGGCAGCGTGCGCAGGTGTTGGCGAAGATCTCCCTGCCACGCGCCACCGCATTGTCGCCGAATTCGTGTTCAAGGGTGTCGATCAGGTCCTGCTCGGTATAGCGGGCGTCCGGTGTCGTGGCGCGCAACTGGTTTTCGCGCGCGGCACGCAGATCGGTGACGTGTGCTTCGGCCGACATGAAAAAATCGAGGATGTTCGGCAGCCGGTCCTCGATGGCGCGGAAGTTGGGACAGTCGCGCCGGCACTGGCCGATGTTGAACGGCGTCTGGCCGAAGCCACGCTGCTGAGGGTCGATCTGGCGCAGGTCGGAGAGGTGGTTCATCCAGCATTGTTCCGAGCATGAACCGATGTTGAAATACACGCGCTGGATCGCTTCGAGCGCGCCGATCGAGTCTTCGCCGCCCTTCAGGATGTGGTGTACGGTTTCCGGAGCGAGGGACTTCTTCCAGCACTTGCCGTCGCGTCCCGGTTCGCACCAGCAACGGGTTTCGTCGCGGTCGTCGCCGCAAGCGTCAACCTTGCGCCATTTCAGCACCTGCTCGTCGGCGAAGGTCGGCCGTTTGGCGATGTTGATCAGAGCGTTGATCGTGCCCGGGTTGTTCAGCTGGTCGGTCGGAATCGCCGAGGTGTCGCTGGCGCCGGGTCGCGCATGGGCGAACATCTGCCATTCCAGTGTGTTTGAGGGCATGCCCGAGACCATGATTTCGGAGATGCGCGAGTACTGGTTACCGACCAGGCCCTTGATGTTTTCCCACTTGGGGTTCGCAGGGTCGGCGGGTGGGTTGAGCGGATCGAAGGCGATGTGGCAGGAGCCGCAGGCGGTGCCTATCAGAAAGGGCGGCTCGATGGCGCCATCCTGCAGGTGCGAGCGCGCCGCCTCGCCTGCGCCGGCGGCCGCAATCGGCCGGTTGTAGCCTTCCCAGCTGCCGGGGTTGCCATTGAGCCGCTGCCAGGCCGCCTTGTCGAAGCGCGGGTTGGGAAACTTGCGAATGCCGAGCGCGCCGGTGGAAGTGCCGAATTTCAGATCGCAGGCCGATTGGCGCTGGTCGGCTGGCCCATGCACGTCGTCTTCCTTCAGGAGCGCGTCGCGAAAGTCGCATGCCGGATCGGTATACCCGCTGCGTCCGACGTAGCCGAGCATCTCCTCGTCGCCCGGGCACCAGTCCATGCCGTAGGTCTCATCCAGGTTCTTCGCCGGGCAGTCCGGCGAGCCCGGTGTGCAGCAGGCCGGATCATTGATAATGCCCCAAGCGCGGAAGCGGTCGCCACGCTGGTCGCTGCGCAGTACGCGGTACCAGTCGATCAGTACGCCGACGCGCTGCTGGAAGACGGAGGTGTGGAAACGGTCGTTGCCTGCCGTGGCCTTGAACCAGATCAGGCGGCCGGCGCATTCCGATTCGTTCAGCCCTTCGCGTGCACAAGCCGCAAAATAGGGCGCATCCTGCGCGTGCACACGGCGTGTTTCGGTCGTCGTCTGCGCGACCGCGGTCAGCGGGATGGCAATGAGGAGAGACACCAGGAAGGAAATGAGAACGAGCAGCGCACGTTTCACGGGGCGACCTCCTTGCGGTCGGACCAACATCAAGACACGACGGGAAGCCCCGAAGCACTGCTGGTGACAACGTTTGGGTCATCGACTGCACCCGGCGAGAGGAGAGATGCAGGAAGGCATACTGTCGATCCGCAAGGCGCATCGCACCCAGGGGCGATTCGCCGTTCAATATGTCCAATTAAGGCTTAGCAGGCCGCAGCCCATTTGCAAGAATTTTTACATTGCTAATTACCTGACCCATCCAGAATGCGTACGAATCGAAACGGCCTGCGCCCGTTTCGGCACTTCCCGCGCCAGGAAATCCCGGGAGTCCTGGACTACGTCAACTTCTTGCGTGCAACCCGGATGTGCACCAATGACGTTGGAGAGAAAGCCATCGCGTTCGAGCGTGCATCAGGTTTCAGCTTTTCACCAGAGGCTGCCGAGGATGTGGACTTGGAAATGCCCGTTCATAGGCCCGGCATACGCGCAGCACCTGATCATCGGCAAAGCGCGCACCGACCACGTGCAAGCCGACGGGCAACCCGTCCTGTGCGAAGCCGCACGGCACTGACGCTGCCGGTTGTTGGGTCAGGTTGAAGGGGTAACTGAAGGGTGTCCACTCCATCCATTCGCCCAGGCCAGAGTCCGGTGGAACGTTGTGCCCGGCGGCGAAGGCGGTGATCGGCAACATGGGTGACACCAGCACGTCGTAGCGGCTATGGAACTCAGCCATATGCGCCACCAGCGCCGCGCGGGCTTCCAGCGCTAGCGTGTAGTCGTGCAGGCTGATGCGTTCGCCCTGTTCGGCAATGCGCAGCAGGCCCGGGTCGAGTTGTGCCCGTTGCGCCGGGCTCAGTTGTCCGGCCAGTCGTGCGGCACCGGCGAACCACAGGGTGTTGAACAGTTCCAGCGGATCGCTGAAACCCGGGTCGACCTGTTCGACGTGGGCACCCAGTTGCGCCAGGCGCTCCACTGCCTGGGCCACCACCCGGGCCACCTGCGGATCGACCTTCACGTAGCCGAAATCCGGGCTGTAGGCGATGCGCAGGCCTCTGAGATCAGTGCTCTCAGCTAACCAGGGCGTGCTGCGTGGTGCTCCGGCCAAGCCGTCCCGGCTATCCGGTCGCGCGACGGTTTGCAGCATCAATACCGCATCGTCGACGGTGCGGGTCATCGGCCCCAGGTGCGAGAGCAGGGTCATGGCGCTGGCCGGCCACTGGGGGACGTAACCGAAGGTCGGCTTGATCCCGAAGGTGCCGGTGAAGGCGCAGGGGATGCGAATCGAACCGCCGGCATCGCTGCCCTGGTGCAGCACCCCGAGGTTCAGCGAAGCCGCCGCGGCCGCACCGCCGGAGGAACCGCCGGCCGTCATGCGCGTGTCCCAGGGGTTGCGGGTGATGCCGTAGAGCGGGTTGTCGGTCACACCTTTCCAGCCGAATTCCGGGGTGGTGGTCTTGCCGAGCAGCACCGCGCCGGCGTTGCGCATAAAGGCCGGGAAGGGCGCATCCACTTCCCAGGGGCCCGTGGCAGAGGTGGTTCTGGAACCCTTGCGCGTGGGCATGCCACGGGTCAGGGTCAGGTCCTTGATCGACGCCGGCACACCGTCCAGTGCGCCGCACGGCTGGCCCTTGAGCCAGCGCTGTTCGGAGGCCCGCGCCGCGTCGAGCGCGCCTTGCTGATCAACATGGCAATAGGCGTTGACCTGCGGGTTGAAGCGCTCGATGCGCGCCAGGGCGTCCTCGGTCACCTCCACCGGTGACAGGCGCTTGTCGCGGTAACGGGCCAGTAGCTCGACGCCGCTCATCTCGGCGATTTCGGTAGGTTGCTTCATGCCGCGTGTCCTCCTTGGCCTT
Encoded here:
- a CDS encoding c-type cytochrome; the protein is MKRALLVLISFLVSLLIAIPLTAVAQTTTETRRVHAQDAPYFAACAREGLNESECAGRLIWFKATAGNDRFHTSVFQQRVGVLIDWYRVLRSDQRGDRFRAWGIINDPACCTPGSPDCPAKNLDETYGMDWCPGDEEMLGYVGRSGYTDPACDFRDALLKEDDVHGPADQRQSACDLKFGTSTGALGIRKFPNPRFDKAAWQRLNGNPGSWEGYNRPIAAAGAGEAARSHLQDGAIEPPFLIGTACGSCHIAFDPLNPPADPANPKWENIKGLVGNQYSRISEIMVSGMPSNTLEWQMFAHARPGASDTSAIPTDQLNNPGTINALINIAKRPTFADEQVLKWRKVDACGDDRDETRCWCEPGRDGKCWKKSLAPETVHHILKGGEDSIGALEAIQRVYFNIGSCSEQCWMNHLSDLRQIDPQQRGFGQTPFNIGQCRRDCPNFRAIEDRLPNILDFFMSAEAHVTDLRAARENQLRATTPDARYTEQDLIDTLEHEFGDNAVARGREIFANTCARCHSSQPEAAAGQFASLDFHKIDLGSGMREDWLGNDRSTPVSEVGTFRCRALHSNHMTGHIWQEYGSETLRAQPPDPNVREPGDGGRGHYRNISLLNLWAHAPFLHNNALGPELCGKPQHAANDFYAMRPRYVDGSSVKLLPAGQQPACFEYDPSVEGRYRLYKMSMQELLNPAQRIPKVTLLSEDVTLRIGPRLWDGTAKERLLGFELTIPSEIDGRGVTAGTIGNFQHKRFIVDLVRAKTAPQELEASLTQRFGKDTGAKVLADLKVITGELVGKPNALVAALKARPYLIKQIYSSCTAEIENDGHRFGEDLSEADKKALIAFLATF
- a CDS encoding amidase — encoded protein: MKQPTEIAEMSGVELLARYRDKRLSPVEVTEDALARIERFNPQVNAYCHVDQQGALDAARASEQRWLKGQPCGALDGVPASIKDLTLTRGMPTRKGSRTTSATGPWEVDAPFPAFMRNAGAVLLGKTTTPEFGWKGVTDNPLYGITRNPWDTRMTAGGSSGGAAAAASLNLGVLHQGSDAGGSIRIPCAFTGTFGIKPTFGYVPQWPASAMTLLSHLGPMTRTVDDAVLMLQTVARPDSRDGLAGAPRSTPWLAESTDLRGLRIAYSPDFGYVKVDPQVARVVAQAVERLAQLGAHVEQVDPGFSDPLELFNTLWFAGAARLAGQLSPAQRAQLDPGLLRIAEQGERISLHDYTLALEARAALVAHMAEFHSRYDVLVSPMLPITAFAAGHNVPPDSGLGEWMEWTPFSYPFNLTQQPAASVPCGFAQDGLPVGLHVVGARFADDQVLRVCRAYERAFPSPHPRQPLVKS